A genome region from Sphingobacteriaceae bacterium GW460-11-11-14-LB5 includes the following:
- a CDS encoding DNA-binding response regulator, which translates to MSQNLRIVLIEDDDILRMGYESLLSDVDDFVVVNAYASYDLARKHLEADHPDVILLDIQMPGTNGLQALPFIKKTLPTANIIILTVFDSPELVFEALTMGAGGYLTKNSSASKIIDAVREVSTGGGAMSTNVARIVMHSFQKNLNSPLTKRETEILDRIANGQTKSQIANDLFIDQETVRSHVKNIYIKLDVNSKSEAIKTAKEKRFI; encoded by the coding sequence ATGAGCCAGAATTTACGAATTGTTCTAATCGAAGACGACGATATTTTAAGAATGGGTTATGAATCGTTATTAAGCGATGTAGACGATTTTGTAGTCGTAAATGCTTATGCTTCGTACGATTTGGCCAGGAAACACTTAGAAGCCGATCATCCTGATGTGATTTTGCTCGATATCCAGATGCCTGGCACCAATGGACTGCAGGCTTTGCCTTTTATCAAAAAAACCTTACCTACTGCAAATATTATTATCCTTACCGTTTTCGATTCGCCCGAATTGGTTTTCGAAGCCTTAACCATGGGCGCCGGTGGTTACCTCACCAAAAATTCGAGTGCCTCAAAAATTATAGATGCAGTAAGAGAGGTGAGTACAGGTGGAGGCGCCATGAGTACCAATGTAGCGCGCATTGTTATGCATTCTTTTCAGAAAAACCTCAATTCTCCTTTAACTAAACGCGAAACCGAAATATTAGATCGGATTGCAAACGGACAAACAAAATCTCAAATCGCAAACGATCTCTTTATCGACCAGGAAACGGTAAGGAGCCATGTGAAAAATATTTACATCAAACTCGATGTAAATTCAAAATCAGAAGCGATTAAAACAGCCAAAGAAAAGCGCTTTATTTAA
- a CDS encoding phospholipase C, phosphocholine-specific has translation MDSRREFLKKAALFAGATGMANTLPSSVLKAMSINPEPGSTFYDAEHIVFLMQENRSFDHMFGKMKGVRGFNDPHPHIQPDGNKVWLQKDGQGYTYAPFHVDINKTKITWQGGLPHSWNDQVAARNGGRYDKWLPVKTPMTLAYYDRNDIPFYYAMADAFTICDQHFCSSLTGTTPNRLFFFTGTVRGEKSANRVAVVNNDQAESQNNVFVDWPTFQETLEDNGIDWRIYQNELWTSKLPEGEIDDWLGNYGDNPVEYISRHNVKLSAYFRKNGDNTVKPALTAKEVQEKYDKLSQKEKNLVDKAFTTNISQKDYLDLEPFTFKNDQGKSETINVPKGDIFHQFRKDVDSGKLPTVSWLVAPQRFSDHTSSPLYGTWYVSEALDILTKNPEVWKKTIFVLTYDENDGYFDHQPPFVVPNPDDSTSGKVSEGINYATDFESRKGSPIGLGYRVPLVIASPWSKGGFVNSQVFDHTSSLMFMEKWLAKKTGKAIKSNNISDWRRNICGDLTSVFRPYNGEEIKSPEPLKRDVVVTNIGNAKNKPAQVGPTALNKTDVAKINKFESFSPETSNHAPKQENGTKHACALPYHLMVDANLVNNEIALTFQSAKTLFGSETETVGAPFNMNTIAKFKGVVGKTWAYAVKAGDVLKDSIKLDDFDNEVYDLTVSGPNGFYRHFTGSKKNPSIVVKAYPEQGGLVSKKLTGTLVFAIENKGAALVTLQIVDNKYKSGIKTVTIKPKSSSNISFNLAKNANWYDFSIVQTGNITFKHRYAGKIETGEITQTDPYMGNA, from the coding sequence ATGGACTCACGTAGAGAATTTCTAAAAAAAGCGGCCTTGTTTGCCGGAGCCACTGGTATGGCCAATACCTTGCCCAGTTCGGTGCTAAAAGCCATGTCAATTAACCCTGAACCGGGTAGTACATTTTACGACGCAGAGCATATCGTTTTCCTGATGCAGGAAAACAGGTCCTTCGACCATATGTTCGGTAAAATGAAAGGTGTTCGCGGATTTAATGATCCCCACCCACACATTCAACCTGATGGAAACAAAGTTTGGTTGCAAAAAGATGGTCAGGGATATACCTATGCACCCTTTCATGTCGACATTAACAAAACGAAAATCACCTGGCAAGGTGGTTTACCCCATTCGTGGAATGACCAGGTTGCTGCAAGAAATGGTGGCCGTTACGATAAATGGCTGCCGGTTAAAACACCCATGACATTGGCTTATTATGATCGGAATGATATTCCGTTCTATTATGCCATGGCCGATGCTTTTACCATTTGCGATCAGCATTTTTGCTCATCGTTAACCGGAACAACACCAAACAGACTGTTCTTTTTTACAGGAACCGTTCGCGGAGAAAAAAGCGCCAACCGGGTTGCAGTGGTAAACAACGATCAGGCCGAATCGCAAAATAATGTATTCGTCGATTGGCCAACCTTTCAGGAAACATTAGAAGATAATGGTATCGATTGGCGCATTTACCAAAATGAACTGTGGACCTCCAAACTCCCGGAAGGTGAAATAGATGATTGGTTGGGTAATTATGGTGATAATCCGGTTGAGTACATCAGCAGGCACAATGTTAAATTATCGGCCTACTTTAGAAAAAATGGCGATAACACCGTTAAACCTGCATTAACCGCAAAAGAGGTTCAGGAGAAATACGATAAATTATCTCAAAAGGAAAAAAACTTAGTAGATAAAGCATTTACTACGAACATTTCTCAAAAAGATTATCTCGATCTTGAACCGTTTACCTTTAAAAATGACCAGGGTAAGTCTGAAACCATTAATGTGCCTAAGGGCGATATTTTTCACCAGTTTAGAAAAGATGTAGACAGCGGAAAATTACCAACGGTTTCGTGGCTGGTTGCGCCTCAGCGTTTTTCTGATCACACCAGTTCTCCTCTGTACGGAACCTGGTATGTGAGCGAAGCCCTGGATATCTTAACTAAAAACCCAGAGGTTTGGAAAAAAACAATTTTTGTTTTAACCTACGATGAAAATGATGGTTACTTCGATCATCAGCCCCCTTTCGTGGTGCCAAACCCTGATGATTCAACCAGCGGAAAGGTATCTGAAGGCATAAACTATGCTACCGATTTTGAATCAAGAAAAGGAAGTCCGATCGGCTTGGGCTATCGTGTTCCATTAGTTATTGCCTCACCCTGGAGCAAGGGTGGTTTTGTAAACTCGCAGGTTTTCGACCATACCTCATCATTAATGTTTATGGAAAAATGGCTGGCTAAAAAAACAGGTAAAGCCATTAAAAGCAATAACATTAGCGATTGGCGAAGAAATATATGTGGCGATTTAACCTCCGTATTTAGACCATATAACGGAGAGGAAATCAAATCTCCGGAACCATTAAAACGTGATGTTGTGGTAACTAATATCGGTAATGCTAAAAATAAACCCGCACAGGTTGGGCCTACCGCACTTAATAAAACCGATGTTGCAAAAATAAATAAATTCGAATCCTTTTCTCCTGAAACATCTAACCATGCACCTAAACAGGAAAACGGAACAAAACACGCCTGTGCCTTACCTTATCATTTAATGGTTGATGCCAATCTGGTTAATAATGAAATCGCACTTACTTTTCAATCGGCAAAAACCTTGTTCGGTAGTGAAACAGAAACGGTTGGTGCGCCTTTCAACATGAATACCATTGCCAAATTTAAAGGTGTTGTGGGCAAAACATGGGCCTATGCAGTGAAGGCTGGTGATGTGTTAAAAGACAGCATTAAACTGGATGATTTTGATAACGAAGTTTATGACCTGACAGTAAGCGGTCCTAATGGTTTTTACAGGCATTTTACAGGCAGCAAAAAAAATCCTTCCATTGTGGTAAAAGCATATCCGGAGCAAGGAGGTTTGGTGTCCAAAAAATTAACAGGTACCCTGGTTTTCGCTATAGAGAACAAAGGCGCTGCTTTAGTTACACTCCAAATTGTAGATAACAAATACAAATCGGGGATTAAAACCGTAACAATTAAGCCAAAATCGAGCAGCAATATTTCATTTAATCTGGCTAAAAACGCGAACTGGTACGACTTCAGTATTGTACAGACGGGTAATATTACCTTTAAACACCGTTATGCCGGTAAAATAGAAACCGGAGAAATTACCCAAACCGACCCATACATGGGCAACGCATAA